The window TGTGGCGTATAAAGATACAACCACCTTGATTGCTTATTCTGTGCGAGAGGATTCTATTCCAACCAGCAATACTTCTTTTAATTTACTGGGTAGCTACAATGATCCTGTTTTTGGATATTCGTCTGCCTCTATTTACACACAAGTGCTATTACCAAATGGCTTAGCAAATGTGAATTTAGGTCCTACTGGACAAATACTCGATTCTGCTGTTTTAGTCTTACCTTATGGCTTGTATTACTACGGAAATTTGGATCCTCAAACTGTACAAGTATATCAAGTAACACAAGATTTTTACAACGATAGTACTTATTACTCTTCTCGTAATTTAGCCACAGGAGCTTTGATTGGCAGCCAACTTGTGTTTCCTCAACCAACAATTGGAAGCATCGTAAATGGAGTGAGTCAAGAGCCGCAACTTCGTATTCGTTTGAATACAGCTTTTTTCGAATCGACTTTTTTGAGGAGTCCAGATTCTAATTTAGTGAGTAACGCCGCCTTCGTTAATTATTTTAAAGGAATATACATTACCCCTGCTAATGGTCATCAATACCAACACCAAGGAGCTATTTTGACGTTTAATTTATTAGACCCTATTTGCGGAATTCAGTTGTATTATCGGAATCCAAAAACACCTCCATACTTGAGTGCCAATACAATTACATTCTCTATTAATGGCAGTTCTGCGCGTTTCGGACATTTTTACCACAATTATCGCGGAACATCTGTTTTAGCGCAATACTCAGACACCACTTTGGGAACCAATAATGTCTATGTGCAATCCATCGCGGGAGTAAAAACGGAAATTAAAATTCCACACTTACAAAATTGGACAGACTCTGGAAAAATAGTTGTCAATAAAGCCGAATTTGACATCAGCGTTAATGCTGCTTATGCAGACAATAGCTATCTAGCTCCTACACAAATGTATTTAGTTGCTATTGATTCCATGGGTAAAGAGGAAATACTCCCAGATCAAAATGTAAGTTCCAATTATTTCGGTGGAGTTTATAATACTGCCAATTCCACCTACACATTCGATATTGCCCGCTACGTACAACAAGTGTTAAATGGGCATTTGAAAAACAGAGGACTTTATTTAGTTGCCGGAGGAAGTGCTGTAAATGCCAACCGTGTTGTTCTTTATGGAGGTTCAAAAACAAATCCGGGAAAAATGCGATTGCGATTAACCTATACAAAATTATATTGAAATGTGTGGAATTGTTGCTTACATCGGTCAAAAAGAAGCGTATCCCATTTTAATAAAAGGCTTACACCGCCTTGAATACAGAGGATACGACAGCGCAGGAGTTGCCTTATTGAATAAAAAAGGCGAACTAAATGTTTACAAATGCAAAGGAAAAGTTGCCGAGCTCGAAAAATTTATTTCCGGAAAGGATAAAGAAGGAATTATCGGTATTGGGCATACGCGTTGGGCTACACACGGCGAACCAAATGACGTGAATGCACATCCGCACCATTCCGAATCAAAAGAGTTGGTTATTATTCACAACGGAATTATTGAAAATTACGCACCACTGCGCGCGGAATTGAAAAAAAGAGGACATCATTTTTTGAGTGATACCGATACGGAAGTATTGATCCATCTCATCGAAGATGTGCAACAAAATTTAAAAACAGATTTAACAGAAGCCGTAAGAATCGCGCTGAATCAAGTAATTGGCGCTTACGCGATTGTTGTTTTATCAAAAAATAATCCGAACGAATTAATTGCTGCAAAAAAAGGCAGCCCATTGGTTATCGGAATTGGAGAAGATGAATTTTTTCTTGCTTCGGATGCCACACCCATTGTGGAATATACAAAAAACGTAGTGTATTTGGAAGACGAAGAAATCGCCATCATCACAAGAGGACAAAAACTCAAGTTAAAAACGATTAAGAACAAAGAAAAAATTCCTTACATCCAAGAATTGGAAATGAAATTGGAAACGCTGGAAAAAGGCGGCTTTGATCATTTCATGCTGAAAGAAATTTACGAACAACCACGTTCCATACACGATAGCATGCGCGGCAGACTGAGCGCCGAGAAGGGAACGGTTATTTTAGGCGGAATTATTGATTACGAAAAAAAATTTTTGAACGCTAAACGAATTATTTTCGTGGCATGCGGAACCTCTTGGCACGCAGGACTTGTAGGCGAATATCTTTTTGAAGATTTAGCACGCATTCCGGTGGAAGTAGAATACGCCTCTGAGTTTAGATATCGGAATCCGATTATTTATGAAAGCGATGTAATCATCGCCATTTCACAATCCGGTGAAACTGCTGATACATTGGCAGCCATCACATTGGCAAAATCAAAAGGCGCTACTATTATTGGCGTTTGTAATGTGGTTGGTTCTTCTATTGCACGCGCTACAGACGGCGGATCATATACACATGCTGGTCCAGAAATTGGCGTTGCATCCACCAAAGCATTTACCGCACAAGTTACCGTTCTTACCTTGATGGCTTTGCGAATCGCTCATTTAAAAGGAACTATTTCCGAATCAAAATTCCGACAATTATTAAACGAATTAGAAGCAATTCCTGAAAAAGTAAAAAAGGTTTTATTACTGAATGACAAAATAAAATTCATTGCTGACAATTATAAAAAAGCACGCAATTTCCTTTATTTAGGCAGAGGATATAGTTTTCCAGTTGCCTTGGAAGGTGCGTTAAAATTAAAAGAAATTTCGTACATCCATGCCGAAGGTTATCCTGCAGCAGAAATGAAACACGGTCCAATTGCCTTGATTGACGAGGAAATGCCGGTAGTGGTAATTGCTACAAAAGGTTCGTCTTATGAAAAAGTGGTGAGCAATATTCAGGAAGTAAAAGCGCGCAAAGGAAAAATTATTGCCGTGATTACCGAAGGCGATACTGTGGTGAAAGAAATGGCGGATTATGTTATTGAAATTCCGGAAACAGACGAAATTTTGGTGCCACTTATTTCTGTTATTCCTTTGCAATTACTTTCGTACCACATCGCTGTAATGCGCGGTTGTAATGTAGATCAGCCACGAAATTTGGCAAAATCAGTAACGGTAGAATAAATTTATTTTCCACTTTTTATTTTCTCTTTCGAGAAACTTTTTTTCAAAAATCAATGTCTAAGAAAAAAATAGTTTTAGCGATAACAGGTGCGAGCGGTTCGATTTACGCAAAAGTATTACTCGAAAAATTATCCGCTTTAAGCGCGCAAATAGAAACGGTTGGCGTGATAATGAGCGACAATGCCAAAGAAGTTTGGAAACACGAACTCCAAAATAATGACTTCGAAAAAATAATTTTTCAGACCTACGAAAAAAATAATTTTTACGCGCCCTTTGCATCTGGTTCTGCGCGTTACGATACGATGATTATTTGTCCGTGTTCGATGGGAACTTTGGCGCGTATTGCTTCCGGAATTTCAAACGATTTAACTACGCGTTCGGCAGACGTAATTTTAAAAGAGCGCAGAAAATTAATTTTGGTAACGCGCGACACTCCGCTGAATTTGATTCACATCAACAATATGAAAACGATTACCGAAGCAGGCGGAATTATTTGTCCAGCAAGTCCTTCCTTTTACAGCAATCCGAAAACATTGGACGAATTAGCTGCCACTGTTATTGATCGCGTACTCGACCTTTGCGGATTAGAACAAAAAACTTTTCGCTGGAAAGAATAAATTATATCGAAGAAAAAAAGTTTTTCAAAAAAATAATTTTTCGAAGATGAATTTTGGAAGAAGATTTTATCGTTCAAAAAAATAATTTTTCAAACGATTATACTCTAAATCCTATAATCAGCATATCATCCACTTGTTCTAAGTTTCCTCTCCATTGTTCTATTGTTTTGGAAAGAATGTTTTTTTGTTCGTCCATCGACAAATTGCTTATTTCGGTGATAATTTCTTTAAATCTATTCACTTTGAATTTCTTGCCTTCTGGTCCGCCGAATTGATCGGCATAACCGTCCGAAAACAAATAAATCATGTCTCCTTTTTCAATTGCCATGGTGTGGTTCGAGAATTTTTGTTCGAGTTCGTGGTAACTTCCAATAGCAATATTATCTCCTTTTATTTCTTGCACATTTTTATTTCTAACTAAATACATTGGATTATAAGCGCCTGCAAACTGAATTTCTTTTTTCTCAAATTGAATGGAGCAAAGCGCTAAATCCATACCATCTCGGAGTTTATTTGTTTCGGAAGTTTGCTTAAAGGCTTCGCTTATTCCTTTGTTTAAACGATCTAAAATTTTTGCTGGTTCTGTTCCTTCTGCATCCACCGATTGCTTCAATAAGTTGTATCCTACGATGCTCATAAATGCGCCTGGAACACCGTGCCCAGTACAATCCACAGCGGCAATTAAAATACGATCCGATTTTTTATCTATCCAATAAAAATCTCCACTCACAATGTCTTTCGGTTTATACAACACAAACGAATTCGGGAGATACGCTTTTATCAGCCTTTCCGGAGGCAAAATCGCTTCTTGAATTCGTTTTGCATAGCGAATACTGTCCGTAATATCTTTGTTTTTTTCGGCGAGTTCTTCGTTTTTAACTGCTAATTCGATGGTGCGTTCGGCTACTTTTTGTTGCAATTCTTTTTGAGATTTTTTAAGATTTCGAGTTCTCATTTTATCAAATCCATAAATCGCAAATACAATTAAAATGAGCATCAGAATATAAAAAATAGCGGTTTGCCAAAAAGGCGGCGCTACAAAAAAGGAATACGTTGCTGGCTTGCTGTCCCACAAACCATCGTTATTACACGCACGCACCATGAATGTGTAATTTCCGGGAGGAATATTGGAATACGTTGCCTCGTTCAGTACGGTAAATCCGGGCGACCAATCTTTATCAAATCCTTCTAATTTATACTGATACAACACTTTTTGCGGACAAGTCAAACTAATACCCACAAACTGAAACGTAAGATGATTTTGATTGTAGGCAAATTTCGCATTCGTAGGAAAAGTGGTGTCCTTCATAAAAATTTTTAATCCGCTGATAACCGTATTCGGCTCCACCGTATTGGGTTTATCTTCTGAAAGATTAAATTTTAAGGCACCCATAATAGTTCCGAACCACAAATTGTGATTGGCATCCATACAAACGGCATTCGGATTATTTTCAACACCTAAAAATCCTTCGTCTTTTCCGTAATGGAATACCTGATTGGTTTTGCTGTCTATTTTATCTATTTCGCGACTGTTTCCTATCCAAATATTATTTTCTTTGTCTGCAATTACGGAGTACGGAGAATCGCTGCTTAAGCCGTTACTTGTGTTAAAATTGGTAAATGTTTTTCCGTCGTATTTATACAAACCGCCGCCATACGCGCCAAACCAAAGGTTGTGATTTTGATCTTCCGTAATACACAAAATAAAACGATGTGTAATTCCGGTGGATTCATCAAAGGTTTTAAAGCTCGTTCCGTCGTACATCGAAAGATATCCGCCCAAAGCGCCAAACCATAAATCGCCTTTGCTGTCTTTAAAAATGCGATAAATATTATCACCGCCCAAGCCGTCGGCGGCAGAATAATTGCGAAACGAATTAGTTTGCGGATCAAATTTGGACGCGCCTTCCTTCGTGCCAAACCACATATTTCCCTTGTTGTCTTCGTTAATTGCATACACCACATTTCCAGCTAAACCGTCGTCTTTGGTATACGTTTTAAATTTCTTTTTTCCGAAAGGTAATTCACATACGCCGCCAAATCCGGTACCAAACCATAAATTGTGTGCGTTGTCTTCGTACATCGAAAGTACCACATTGCTTGACAATCCATCTTCTGCGGTATAATTCACAATTTTATGTTCTTCTTGTTCGTTCACCGACGATTTCGAAAAAATAATTTTTGAAACGCCATTATTCGTGCCCAACCAAATATTCCCTTCGTGATCACACAAAACCGACCACACCAAATTATTTACCAATCCATCTTGCTCATCGTACAATTGAAAACGCTCACCGCGATATTGATTTAATCCGAGATCCGTTCCAATCCACACATTTCCTTCTTTATCTTGAAACACCACTTTCGCATTGAAATAACTCAAGCCTTGTTTCGTACTGTACGTTTTAAAAATAGCTTTTGAAATGGCTTCTTCTCTGTCGGACGATGCGTAAGGAATCACTTTCGTAACGCCGCCGCCAGTAGTTCCAATCCAAACGGAATGATCGCGATCTTCACAAATACTTTCAATGAAATCCGACTCTAAATTATTTTGAGAATTGATAGAAGGAATTTTTTTATCCAATGCCTTTTCGGGATATTTTGCTGAAAAACCATCGGGGATTTGCAGCACAGAAACGCCTGCGTCAGCCGTTCCTACCCACATTTCATTTTTATTAACCAATGTCAAAGCCGTGATGTGATTACTCGAAAGTCCTTTGTCGGTGTTGAGTTGCGAAAAAGAAGCGGAAGAACTCAAATCAAATTTCGGGTCGTAAATCGTGATCCCATTATCCGTTGCCATCCAAATATTTCCTTTATTATCTTTACAAAGCGCATACACATTATCGCTCGCTAAACCGTCTTTTTTAGAAAGCGAAATCATGGTGTTGGATGCTGGGTCGTGAATAAAAATTCCTGCACCTTCTGTAGCAATCCAAAATTTTCCATTTCCATCTTCTAAAATCGAGGTAATTGTTTTAAAGCGCGTGTATTGATCGAGGTTTAAATCCACAATTTTTTTCGTCTCCGCATTGTATCTCGATACACTTCCCGCCCAATGCCCAAACCAAATATTTCCGTTTTTATCTTTGTAAGAAGTAGTTACCCAATCTTCCGCCAAACCATCTTTTTTAGAATAGGTTTTAAACGTTCTTCCATTGTATTTGGTCAAGCCAGAAAGTGTTCCAATCCAAAGATTTCCTTCGTTGTCCTGAACAATCGATTGCACCTGCGATTGCGGCAAACCCTGTTCTACTCCATAATGAATAAAACTGGTTGTTTGTGCCTCTATTTTTTCGGATAAAAATAGCACAAAACTCCAGAGAAAAAGGAGCGAAAAAAATATTTTTTTGATTACCATGCGGACGTATATTTTGAAGTTTCTTGGATGTATCTTGTTACATTAATTTCGACATTGTCTTTGTAATAATATTCGCTTCCCCAAACGTAGGATTCTCTGCGGTAAGAAATTATTTTTTTGCCGAGTGTAACCGTAATTGTTTTTACATTTTTGAGAAACCCTGGAACTTCCATCACCGCAACGCTTGGCGCTTCTTCCATTTGATACGAATGAATGTCTGGCACTTTTTTCTGCTCGTTTATTTTGATGGAGCGTTTCGCAAATGCCGCCGCCTGAATCAAGCCTTTTATTTCTTGCTCTTGTACTTGCTCATTGATAATAGTTTCTTTTTGTTTTTTTTCTTCCTGCTTATGCAATCCGTTTGATTTTGATTTTAATTCCGCTTCTCTTCGCAAGGTTTCAATGACAGAATTACTTTCGGCAACGGCTTTCATTTTTTCGTATTTTTTTTCTTTCTCGATGCGTTCATTTTCGGCAACGGCTTTCAATAAATCATTTTCGTATTTCGAACGAATACCTGCATTTTTTTTCGCTAATTCTGCTTTTGCTTCTTTTTCTTTTTCTAATTTGATTGCGTCTGTTTCCATGCTTTCCGAAGGATTTTTATCGCTCTCTTTTGTCTTTAAGTCCGTTTCTTCGCTTGATTTTAATTTCGCTAATTCAGCCGCATCTTTTTGCGCACGTTGTTGTGCCGCCAATTGCTTTGCGGCGTCCGATTTTGATTTGTCATCGGCGGCTTTTTGCGCTGCCAATTTATCTTGTTCTGCTTTTTCTTTTGCCCGCTTTTCCGCCAATGCTTTGGCTTCCGCATCGTGATCTATCAACAATCCGTTTGCAAATTGTTTCAGATAATCTTCGTCATCCATAAACGTATTTTTGCCATCAAAAATCACTTTTGTAAAAGGATTTTTGTATTTCGAAACATTTACATCCGCATTTCCTGCTTCGAAAAAAGGGACTTCAATTTCGTATATCGGAAAAATATTTTCTTTGTCTGTTGGGATAGTTGCCATCACCAGCAAACTCATGTTTACTGCGCCTTCGGCAGAAAAAGTAATTTTATAATTCGCACCGAAATCCAGAAAAAATTTGAATTTTCCATTTTTCCCGGTGGTAAGTTGCGTTTGTTTTTCGGTATTTTTGTACAACGTTACCACTGCGCCAGAAAGCGGCTTGTTGTTCTTCAAACATTTTCCGTCAAACTCCAAATAGCCCACTACTTTATGTTGCGCCGAAACAACAATCGCACTTCCGAAAAGCACGAACAGCAACAAAAGCAAGCGCTTAAAAAGTGTTTCGAAAAAATATTTTTTCAAGGGCATAAAATAGTTTCTCGATTATTGCGCCTAAAATTTAGCAACGAAAGATAAACTTTTTTCGGAAGATAAAAAACTTGAGTTAATTATATTAAAGTGAGTACTTGAAAATAGTGCCAAAACTATTTAGTCCGCCAGCATTAGTCATTCCATACAATACGTTGTTTGAAAGAACCAAGGAACCATGTGGAAACGCGCCCGGAGAAGCAGTAGTACTGAAATTGACCAAATTGGTAAACCCAGTACCTCCCGTACTTATAGAAAAAACATCTCCTCCAGCAGCTGTTCCGCCATCGGTTGTCATACCATACAGGGTGCTTCCGTTAATTATAAAAGTGCCATAAGGCGTAGAGCCATTTATTCCTGTAAAATCGAATGAGTCGGTAAAGCCTGTGCCAGTGGTGCTTACAGCATATACATTACCAAGGCTATTGGCTCCTCCCGCATTAGTCATTCCATACAATGTAGTTCCTGATAGAATTACTGAACCGTCGGGGTTGGCACCATTGGTTCCAGTAAAAGTAACCAATTTAGTAAAAATTTTGCTGCTAATAGTGTATGAGAATACAGTTCCGTCGTTGGCAGATCCGCCGCCCAAATAAGCGGTTCCGTATAATACGCCATTGGCAAGTGCTAATGTGCAATATGGCTCCATGCCAGTTGTTCCGCTATTAAAGTCATATAGGTCGGTATAAACATTTCCAGTAAGGTTGAAGGAAAAAATATTTCCGAGTCCATTTGCTCCTCCAGTCGGCGTTGTTGCATAGAGGGTGTTTCCGGAAACGGTTAAACCGCCTTGAGGATGAACACCGTCGTTTGCAGTGCTTCCAAAAGCGTGAAGTATACTAATTGCACCTCCGCTGGTGCTTATGGAAAATATAACGCCAGCGCCATTAGCGCCACCCTGTGGTGTCATGCCATACAGGGTGCTGCCAATAATTATTAAATCACTGCTAGGTCCACTGCCATCTGCTGTGCCTCCTGCGAAATCATGTAAATCAGTATATCCTGTTCCGTTAGTTTGAATAGAGAAAATGTTTCCAAGTCCATTTGTTCCGCCAGCTGATGTCATTCCGTATAAGATGGTACCCGAGAGAATTAATGAGCCGTAGGGATTTTGTCCGGTTGTTGAAGTAAAGTTGAAAAGATTTGTAAATGTTCCTCCACTTGGTGTAACTGGCGTAGATGGTGTGGATGTTGAAGTAGGGGTATCTGATTTTTTACACGAAGTAATTACTACGATTGATAGAAGGATAAGACTTAGTTTTTTCATCTCTTAGGTTTGGAATTAGGTGCGATTTTTTAGCTGCAAACAAAAGTATCAAAAAAATGTTACGTTGGCATATAATTTTGGAGAAAGCACGAACAACAGCAAAAGAAAGCGTATCAAAAGTGACTTCGAAAAAATAATTTTTCAAAGCTCCTTTTATAAGAAGGTTTTTTATTCTGATTTTCGGATATCCTTTAATACCAATTGCAACGAAACGTTTCCGTTCCATTCATTTTCCTCAATAGAATAACAAATATCAAACGATTTTTTTTCTGAAACGTGTTGATAATATTGCCCCATATTAAATCCAATCGCCGAAAAATTATTTTTTGGAGCGCTTGAATTTCCAATCATTATTTTCAAATGATTTACGCCTACAATACTTGGATTTCCGACACTTATAACATTTTTTGAGATAAAAATCGGCGTCATATTTTGCGGACCAAATGGTGCAAATTGTTTTAGCAATCGAAAAAATTTCGGCGTAATATCTTCAAATTTTAATTCAGCGTCAATTTCAATTTCTGGCGTTAGCAAACGTTCTTCAATCGTTTCAGAAACAATTTTTTCAAATCGTTCCATAAAAATTTTCACATTTTCCAATTTCATTGTCAAGCCTGCCGCATATTTATGTCCGCCAAATTGTTCGAGTAAATCGCCGCATTTTTCAATCGCGTAATACACATCAAAATCTTTTACCGATCGCGCGGAGCCTGTTGCCATTCCTGACGATTCCGTTAAAATAATCGTAGGGCGATAATATTTTTCTATCAAGCGCGAAGCCACAATTCCGATAACGCCTTTGTGCCATTCGGGATAAAAAAGTACGGTTGTTTTCCTGTCCACCATTTCCGCATCTTCTTCAATCATATCAATGGCTTGCTGCGTAATTATGGTGTCGATATTTTTACGTTCCGAATTGGTGATGTTGATGTTTCTACCCGAATCCAATGCGTTTTCTTCTTTCTCCGAAATCAATAATTCAACGGCTTTTTTTCCGCTTTCCATGCGGCCAGCAGCGTTAATGCGCGGGCTAATTACAAACACAATATCCGTAACGGAAAGTTCTTTTTTGAGATTATTTAATTGTAAAATTGCTTTTATTCCTGGTCGCGGCGCGGTATTCAACTGTTTCAATCCAAAATGTGCAAGAATTCTATTTTCGCCTACAATTGGTACAATATCCGCAGCAATACTAATCGCAACCAAATCCAAATAAGCGTTTAATTCACTCGTCGAAAAATTATTTTTTTGAGTGTAAGCTTGCACTAATTTGAATCCAATTCCGCAACCGGAAAGTTCATCAAAAGGATACGTGCAATCTGCGCGTTTAGGATCGAGCACCGCAACAGCATTGGGAATCTCATCTCCTGGACGATGGTGATCGCAAATAATAAAATCGATGTTTTTTTCGTTTGCGTACTTTATTTTTTCATTCGCTTTGATGCCGCAATCCAACGCAATGACGAGCGAAAAATTATTTTTTTGAGCAAAATCAATCGCCGCAAAAGAAATTCCGTAACCTTCCGAATAACGATCTGGAATGTAATAATCTATTTGAGAAAATATTTTTTTGAAAAACGCATAAACCAATGCTACAGCGGTTGTCCCGTCTACATCATAATCTCCGTAAATTAAAATTTTTTCCTTTTTTGCAAGTGCTTTTTCAATTCGCAGAATGGCTTTGTCCATGTCTTTCATCAAAAAAGGATCGTGTAAAAAACTCAATTGCGGACGAAAATAAAATTTTGCTTCGTCGTAATTGTGTACGCCGCGTTGCACCAATAAATTCGCTGTTATTGAATCTATTTTGAGTTCTTCCGCCAGATTTTCCACCAACGTTTTATCTCCCGCTTTTTTGATTTCCCAACGTTTTTCCATCCTCAAAAAAATATTTTTTTCAATCTCGTTTTACGGAATTTTTTTTCACAATTTGAATTTGCTTTTGAATGGATTCTTTATGTATCGCTTCTAATATTTCTTTGATAAAATCTTCGCTTAAACCCAATGTTTCAGCCATTTTTAATTGCCTGTTTAAAATGCTTTCCCATCTTTTTATTTGAAGAACAGTTACGTTATTATCGCGTTTGTATTCCCCAATTTCTTCCGCAATTTCCATCCTTTTTGCAAGCGATTGAAACAATTCATCGTCGATCTCATCCATCAAAACACGCAGTTGTTCTAACCTATTTTTAAATTCTTTATTGTGTGAATTTGGATTTTTTACAATTAAGCCCTTCATTAATGCTGCGAGTTCGTCGGGCGTAATTTGTTGCTGCGCATCGCTCAAAGCCTTGTCGGGATGGATGTGCGACTCAATCATCAAGCCTGCCATATCCATATCAAGCGCTTTTTGAGCAACGGATGCTAGCAAATTCCTTTTCCCACAAATGTGGCTGGGATCGCAGATAATGGGCAGTTCCGGAAAAAAAAGTTTTAGCTCAATCGGAATTTGCCATTGCGGATCATTTCGATATTTTGTTTTTTTGAACGCAGAAAAACCTCTGTGAATAGCAATTAGCTTGGTAATTCCTGCTTGGTTAATTCTTTCCAAAGCGCCCATCCATAACTGAACATCTGGATTAACGGGGTTTTTCACCATCACCGGAATATCAACATCTTTTAATGCATCGGCTATTTCTTGCACAGAGAAAGGATTTGCGGTCGTGCGCGCTCCAATCCAAAGTACATCAACGCCGCCTTCCAAAGCTTCGTGAACGTGATGCGCATTCGCCACTTCCACGGCAGTGAGCAAACCCGTTTCTGCTTTCACTTTTTTTAACCATTGTAATGCGATGGATCCCGCTCCTTCAAAGGAATTTGGGCGTGTGCGCGGCTTCCAAATTCCAGCGCGAAAAATACTTACTGCCGTTTTTTTTTTCAATTCCAGTGCCGTTTCCAACACTTGTTTTTCGGTTTCGGCACCACAGGGACCGCTTATTAATAAAGGATTTCCGGCATTTGGCAGCCAATCGCGCAAGGCGCTTATTTTTAATGTAGGATGTTGGTTCATTTTTTTTGCGCGTACGCCTGCAAAAGCAAATCGATGTCCACCATCATTCGGTTAATATCCGTAGAATCCGTGCCATCGTACAATCCGCGAATGTGTTTTTCTTTGTCCACCAACGAAAATTCTTTCGGATGTAAAAAATCATCCGCGCCGCCATCACCTTGCGAAACAGAAGCAAAATAAGACGTGCGCGCCAAATCATAAATTTCCTTTTTATCGCCAGTAACCAAATGCCATTGGTTCGGATCCGCATCGTGCAACTTCGCGTAAGCCGCTAAAGCAGGCACAGAATCGCCGACAGGATTGACGGAATACGAAATAAATTTTACGTATGAATTGTTTTTATATTTTTTGAAAACGCGTTCCATTTGAGAAGACATCTGCAAACATTGACCTTGGCAAGTGGTGAAGAAAAAATCAGCGACGTAAATTTTATTATCAAAATCCTTTTGAGAAATCTTTTTTCCGCTTTGGTCAATCACATTAAAATCGCCTACGCGATGATAAACCGTATCGCGCTTGTATTGCCCATTTACGAGTGCAGAATCTACTTCTTTTGGGCCGTAATACGGCAAATAATGCATGGGTTTTGGGTGCGCGGAAATAAAATAGCCGATGCCAAGCGCCACAATTGCAGAAAAAACAAGGATGATATTGGTGGTTGATTTTTTCATGACGAGAAATTTTTTTCGCGACAAAATTACTCAAAGAACAGAAGGAAAGCTATTTATTCCGTCGAAAAATTAATTTTTCGACACTGTTTTTTGAACTCAAAAATTGGTCTCAAAAAAATAATTTTTCAAACGCATTTTTGGTCTATTTATTTTTTGCTTTTAACGACCAAGTAAAAAAGAATTCTGCGACTGTATCGCCTGCTTCATCCACGCCAACTGATTTTACATCAATTGTTATTCCACTTTCATTTTGCTTTGCTTGTTGAATGGCTTCCGAAATTAATTTGCCATCCGAACACGTAAAAGAAATTTTTCCAACTGCTTTTTTAAAAAATGAAGATTGATTTTTTGTTACCAACATCGAAATTTTTGGAGATGAATTATAAATGCCGTTCATTACC of the Bacteroidia bacterium genome contains:
- a CDS encoding DUF4270 domain-containing protein, whose protein sequence is MTENKQKQFILRARLSAKFFLGCICFAILGITSCTESGVIGVNVQPKSDLLNVAYKDTTTLIAYSVREDSIPTSNTSFNLLGSYNDPVFGYSSASIYTQVLLPNGLANVNLGPTGQILDSAVLVLPYGLYYYGNLDPQTVQVYQVTQDFYNDSTYYSSRNLATGALIGSQLVFPQPTIGSIVNGVSQEPQLRIRLNTAFFESTFLRSPDSNLVSNAAFVNYFKGIYITPANGHQYQHQGAILTFNLLDPICGIQLYYRNPKTPPYLSANTITFSINGSSARFGHFYHNYRGTSVLAQYSDTTLGTNNVYVQSIAGVKTEIKIPHLQNWTDSGKIVVNKAEFDISVNAAYADNSYLAPTQMYLVAIDSMGKEEILPDQNVSSNYFGGVYNTANSTYTFDIARYVQQVLNGHLKNRGLYLVAGGSAVNANRVVLYGGSKTNPGKMRLRLTYTKLY
- the glmS gene encoding glutamine--fructose-6-phosphate transaminase (isomerizing), whose protein sequence is MCGIVAYIGQKEAYPILIKGLHRLEYRGYDSAGVALLNKKGELNVYKCKGKVAELEKFISGKDKEGIIGIGHTRWATHGEPNDVNAHPHHSESKELVIIHNGIIENYAPLRAELKKRGHHFLSDTDTEVLIHLIEDVQQNLKTDLTEAVRIALNQVIGAYAIVVLSKNNPNELIAAKKGSPLVIGIGEDEFFLASDATPIVEYTKNVVYLEDEEIAIITRGQKLKLKTIKNKEKIPYIQELEMKLETLEKGGFDHFMLKEIYEQPRSIHDSMRGRLSAEKGTVILGGIIDYEKKFLNAKRIIFVACGTSWHAGLVGEYLFEDLARIPVEVEYASEFRYRNPIIYESDVIIAISQSGETADTLAAITLAKSKGATIIGVCNVVGSSIARATDGGSYTHAGPEIGVASTKAFTAQVTVLTLMALRIAHLKGTISESKFRQLLNELEAIPEKVKKVLLLNDKIKFIADNYKKARNFLYLGRGYSFPVALEGALKLKEISYIHAEGYPAAEMKHGPIALIDEEMPVVVIATKGSSYEKVVSNIQEVKARKGKIIAVITEGDTVVKEMADYVIEIPETDEILVPLISVIPLQLLSYHIAVMRGCNVDQPRNLAKSVTVE
- a CDS encoding UbiX family flavin prenyltransferase gives rise to the protein MSKKKIVLAITGASGSIYAKVLLEKLSALSAQIETVGVIMSDNAKEVWKHELQNNDFEKIIFQTYEKNNFYAPFASGSARYDTMIICPCSMGTLARIASGISNDLTTRSADVILKERRKLILVTRDTPLNLIHINNMKTITEAGGIICPASPSFYSNPKTLDELAATVIDRVLDLCGLEQKTFRWKE